The Impatiens glandulifera chromosome 8, dImpGla2.1, whole genome shotgun sequence genome includes a window with the following:
- the LOC124911253 gene encoding serine/threonine-protein kinase RUNKEL-like translates to MNHYHIFEAIGRGKYSTVYKGRKKKTLEYFAIKSVDKSQKSKVLQEVRNLHTLDHPNILKFYSWYETSAHLWLVLEYCVGGDLMSLLKQDKQLPEDSIHIFACDLVKALMYLHSKGIIYCDLKPSNILLDENSHTKLCDFGLARKLSDVSDTTSSMTPQSKRGTPFYMAPELFQEGGVHSYASDFWALGCVLYEFYTGAPPFVGKEFTQLVKSILSDPTPSLPGTPSRPFANLINSLLVKDPAERIQWPELCGHSFWKTSFTIIPLPPQPAFDTMIEVLSRPCLVERNNNKPVQNKTLPKNSEIDSRGPPKQDGNNNLGQKGCETPVKGVTSSRRNQTKAVGKVTERQTDFSSNAKGINLLRLSRIAKSNLQRENEKENYRRPMANDCENDAEVKIENTDMELDFGENVEDETQDDTDNSACLDDKISQKNQHHGNMDEVENYTDQQDASSAIHGPVDDDSQTSTIESSSEHDNVASAPPIASPQLKTPRTKEVPGCILDVDSSKSSGEVSQVLWHPSDLSVRPVMPIKKADKILISIQSLPFEAIQAPDFVKMPKDQLDVLNNKIISNLCGNSAIGEKQNIIGYLEMLSNNAEAANSLTNGPIMLMLVKMSRQSKTSALRVQIVSLIGLLIRHCTFIDDDLANSGILGSLTDGLRDKQEKVRRSSMAALGELLFYISTQNDPTKDINPTESPAKDSRQSSGWQVSNAQISLVTSILRKGEDSLAQLYALRTIENMCSQGAHWTARFTSQDVINNLCYIFRAPGKQESTRLTAGSCLVRLVRFNPPSIQHVMEKLPLKDVASILIRGSQREQHICLNLINMALFSSHTVTNLGKHILSLAEEKGLVPLLMSLTDQGSEVLKGKSLVLVGLLCKNSRRWLAQFFSNGRLLSTMDRMGKDKDNFVQQCLQAFIDVMASILPSLLEAITADIQQMMGGRRYTQIAGLISRATPRNNVHLFPVLLHLLGSASFKRKMVSHQVLQQLANLTKLAETPFQGRDDFQITLLRVLECITEDPSFIVDRPEIFSHEILPSLAVLYKGNKDGNARFLCLKIIFDVMVIFLDEPSNDEKLQEELKSIANIHFLPLYPRFIEDEDPIPMYAQKLLVMLIECNYIKILDILHLKIVSQCFEFLLGDLSAANVNNVMLCLALASAPELENKKLSQLKVVRRIGNLLEFAYAKEMEGFIEPTLSLCRAFLLRAIGNVKGFVYAKEPNLLSDGYSDWSSVVDQQQCIKDIVDFGNNVGVLLELSKSRETNISDIASECIVLLLKVAPREATTGFLNKLPKVTIILESWQNGVSHMVLNRILHALGYSCRQYLSHAMILSISLPEILRLEAIVSQLKNVSLNGIADAACRVNIELQRLPRRV, encoded by the exons ATGAACCACTATCATATATTTGAGGCAATTGGCCGCGGGAAATACTCG ACTGTCTATaaggggaggaagaagaagacacTTGAGTATTTCGCCATCAAGAGTGTTGATAAATCGCAGAAGAGCAAGGTTCTTCAAGAA GTTAGAAATCTTCACACACTAGACCATCCAAATATATTGAAATTCTATTCTTG GTATGAAACCTCTGCCCATTTGTGGCTGGTTTTGGAATATTGTGTTGGAGGAGATCTCATGTCATTGTTGAAACAG GACAAGCAACTACCAGAAGATTCAATACATATTTTTGCTTGTgatcttgtcaaagctttgat GTATTTGCATTCCAAGGGAATAATCTACTGCGACTTGAAACCATCAAACATCCTTTTGGATGAAAATAGTCATACAAAG CTTTGTGATTTTGGATTGGCCAGAAAACTGAGCGATGTATCAGATACTACATCTTCTATG ACCCCACAATCAAAGCGCGGAACTCCTTTCTATATGGCTCCTGAACTGTTTCAGGAGGGAGGTGTCCATTCTTATGCTTCTGATTTTTGGGCTCTTGGTTGTGTTCTGTATGAGTTCTACACTGGGGCTCCTCCTTTTGTAGGAAAGGAATTCACTCAATTAGTGAAATCTATCCTTTCTGATCCAACTCCATCACTGCCTGGTACTCCAAGCAGACCATTTGCCAACCTCATAAACTCTCTTCTAGTAAAGGATCCAGCTGAAAGAATACAGTGGCCAGAACTCTGTGGACATTCTTTCTGGAAGACAAGTTTTACTATAATTCCCTTACCTCCCCAGCCCGCTTTTGATACTATGATAGAGGTTTTGTCAAGGCCGTGTCTTGTGGAGCGCAACAACAATAAGCCTGTACAAAACAAAACTCTGCCAAAAAATAGTGAaattgattcaagaggacctccTAAGCAAGAtggaaataataatttaggtcAAAAAGGTTGTGAGACACCAGTCAAGGGTGTCACAAGTAGTAGGAGGAATCAAACAAAAGCTGTAGGGAAAGTTACTGAGAGACAAACAGATTTTTCAAGCAATGCCAAGGGTATTAATCTTCTGCGGCTTTCAAGAATAGCGAAATCAAACTTGCAAagagaaaatgagaaagaaaacTACCGTAGACCAATGGCTAATGACTGTGAAAATGATGCTGAAGTTAAGATTGAAAACACTGATATGGAACTAGACTTTGGTGAGAATGTGGAGGATGAAACACAAGATGATACAGATAACTCAGCTTGTCTAGATGATAAAATATCACAGAAAAATCAGCATCATGGTAACATGGATGAGGTGGAGAATTATACTGATCAACAAGATGCATCATCAGCAATCCATGGGCCTGTTGACGATGATTCACAAACTTCTACGATAGAATCATCTTCAGAACATGATAACGTGGCCTCTGCTCCACCCATTGCAAGTCCTCAACTCAAAACTCCAAGGACAAAAGAAGTCCCGGGCTGCATACTTGATgttgactcttcaaaatcatctgGTGAGGTCTCTCAGGTGCTTTGGCATCCTTCTGACCTCTCTGTCAGACCCGTGATGCCCATTAAGAAGgctgataaaatattaatatcaattCAATCCCTACCTTTCGAAGCTATACAAGCTCCTGATTTCGTAAAGATGCCCAAAGACCAGCTTGATGTacttaacaataaaataatatctaattTGTGTGGCAACTCTGCCATTGGTGAGAAGCAGAATATCATTGGATACCTTGAGATGTTGAGCAACAATGCTGAGGCTGCCAATAGCTTGACTAATGGGCCAATCATGTTAATGCTCGTCAAAATGTCGCGACAATCTAAGACGTCTGCTTTGCGTGTTCAAATTGTTTCACTAATAGGCCTCTTAATCCGACATTGTACATTTATTGACGACGATTTAGCCAATTCTGGGATTTTGGGTTCATTAACTGATGGTCTTAGAGACAAGCAAGAAAAAGTTAGGAGATCCTCCATGGCTGCTCTTGGTGAGTTACTGTTTTATATATCCACTCAAAACGACCCTACAAAGGACATCAATCCTACTGAATCTCCAGCCAAGGACAGTCGACAATCTTCTGGCTGGCAG GTTTCAAATGCACAGATATCGTTGGTGACATCAATATTACGGAAAGGAGAGGATAGCCTTGCTCAGCTCTACGCATTGAGGACAATTGAAAACATGTGCAGTCAAGGGGCACACTGGACAGCGCGTTTCACAAGCCAGGATGTTATTAATAACCTTTGTTATATATTCAGGGCTCCAGGAAAGCAGGAGAGCACAAGACTCACAGCTGGGTCTTGTTTGGTTCGCCTAGTTCGTTTTAACCCTCCTAGCATTCAGCACGTCATGGAGAAACTTCCTTTGAAGGATGTTGCTTCAATACTTATCAGAGGTAGTCAACGTGAGCAACATATTTGCTTAAACCTTATCAATATGGCATTGTTTAGCAGCCACACTGTTACAAACCTGGGAAAACATATCCTTTCCTTGGCGGAAGAAAAGGGTCTTGTTCCATTGCTCATGTCTCTTACTGATCAGGGTAGTGAAGTTCTCAAGGGAAAGTCTCTTGTTTTGGTGGGTCTACTTTGTAAAAATAGCAGGAGATGGTTGGCTCAATTCTTTTCCAACGGAAGATTACTCTCAACCATGGACAGGATGGGGAAAGACAAGGACAACTTTGTGCAACAATGTTTACAAGCATTCATTGATGTCATGGCGTCCATTCTACCAAGTCTTTTGGAGGCTATAACAGCTGATATTCAGCAGATGATGGGAGGGAGACGCTACACCCAGATTGCTGGCCTTATCAGTCGAGCCACCCCAAGAAACAATGTTCATTTATTTCCtgtccttcttcatcttcttggtaGTGCTTCTTTCAAGCGCAAGATGGTCAGTCATCAAGTGCTTCAACAGTTGGCGAATTTGACCAAGCTTGCAGAAACGCCCTTCCAG GGAAGGGATGATTTCCAGATAACTCTTCTGCGTGTTCTTGAATGCATCACTGAAGATCCATCTTTTATTGTTGATAGGCCTGAGATTTTTAGCCATGAAATTCTTCCTAGTTTGGCTGTTCTATATAAAGGAAACAAGGATGGAAATGCTCGGTTCTTGtgcctaaaaataatatttgatgtGATGGTTATCTTTCTGGATGAACCATCAAATGATGAGAAACTTCAAGAAGAGTTAAAATCTATAGCAAATATTCACTTCCTTCCTCTATATCCCAGATTCATTGAGGACGAGGATCCGATTCCCATGTATGCACAAAAGCTTCTTGTGATGCTCATTGAGTGTAATTACATAAAGATTCTAGACATCCTCCATCTGAAGATCGTCTCACAGTGTTTTGAATTTCTACTTGGCGATCTCTCGGCTGCAAATGTGAACAATGTGATGCTCTGTCTGGCACTAGCATCTGCTCCAGAACTGGAAAACAAGAAACTATCTCAATTAAAAGTCGTCAGAAGGATTGGGAACCTCTTGGAGTTTGCTTATGCAAAGGAAATGGAAGGTTTTATCGAGCCAACTTTAAGTCTGTGTAGGGCTTTTCTTCTGCGTGCCATTGGAAATGTTAAAGGTTTTGTATATGCAAAAGAACCAAATCTCTTAAGTGACGGATATTCTGACTGGAGTAGTGTAGTGGATCAACAGCAATGCATAAAAGATATTGTTGATTTTGGAAACAATGTGGGTGTCTTGCTTGAGTTGAGCAAGTCCCGTGAAACAAACATATCTGATATAGCTTCTGAATGCATAGTTTTGCTGCTGAAAGTTGCTCCTAGGGAAGCTACAACTGGTTTCCTAAATAAACTCCCCAAGGTCACTATTATTCTGGAGTCTTGGCAAAATGGTGTCTCTCATATGGTTCTAAACAGGATATTACATGCCCTTGGCTATTCATGCAGACAGTATCTATCACATGCTATGATATTATCAATATCTCTTCCGGAAATCTTAAGGCTCGAAGCAATTGTATCTCAACTTAAAAATGTAAGCTTGAATGGTATTGCTGATGCTGCATGCAGGGTTAATATTGAGCTGCAACGCTTACCTCGCCGTGTTTGA
- the LOC124912871 gene encoding uncharacterized protein LOC124912871: protein MKKTKVCINLPENEIALAAHQLRSPVCFPPGMFSYMNTTVGDLQGQTNSRSIEDILREVKADVIALQDVKAEEENNMRPLSDLAKALGMEFVFGESWAPQYGNAILSRWPIKRWRVQKICDDHDFRNVLRATIAVPFIGEVNFHCTQLDHLDERWRMKQINAIFQSSIGPHILAGGLNSLDDSDYSSQRWDNIVKYYEEIGKPTPRNEVTRLLKAKGYIDAKDFAGECEPIVMLAKGQNVQGTCKYGTRVDYIMASPDFPYKFVPKTYSIVSSKGTSDHHMVRVDMINGPEDRREKVQKRNITRRTSFNR from the exons ATGAAGAAGACGAAGGTATGTATTAATCTACCTGAGAATGAGATAGCTTTGGCTGCTCATCAATTGAGATCTCCGGTTTGCTTCCCGCCGGGGATGTTTAGTTATATGAATACCACCGTTGGAGATCTTCAAG GTCAAACAAACTCTAGAAGTATCGAAGATATCCTTAGAGAAGTGAAGGCGGACGTGATAGCATTACAAGACGTGAAAGCGGAGGAAGAGAATAACATGAGACCGTTATCTGATTTGGCTAAGGCTTTGGGAATGGAATTCGTGTTCGGGGAGAGTTGGGCTCCTCAATATGGTAATGCAATCCTTTCGAGATGGCCAATCAAACGATGGAGAGTGCAAAAGATATGCGACGATCATGATTTTAGAAACGTATTGAGGGCGACGATCGCGGTTCCATTTATAGGCGAGGTGAACTTCCATTGTACGCAGTTGGATCATCTTGACGAAAGGTGGAGGATGAAACAAATTAATGCGATATTTCAATCGAGTATCGGTCCACATATCTTGGCAGGAGGCCTTAATTCTCTCGACGATTCTGATTATTCGTCGCAAAGATGGGATAACATAGTTAAG TATTATGAGGAAATAGGAAAACCAACACCAAGGAATGAAGTGACTAGGTTATTGAAAGCAAAAGGATACATTGATGCTAAGGATTTTGCTGGAGAATGTGAGCCTATTGTAATGCTTGCAAAAGGACAGA ATGTGCAAGGTACATGCAAATATGGGACGAGGGTCGACTATATAATGGCGTCGCCAGATTTTCCTTACAAATTTGTGCCAAAGACTTACTCGATTGTTTCATCTAAGGGCACGTCCGATCATCACATGGTTAGAGTGGATATGATTAACGGACCAGAAGATAGGAGAGAAAAAGTACAAAAGAGAAATATCACGAGAAGAACGAGTTTTAATAGataa